A genomic stretch from Pochonia chlamydosporia 170 chromosome 4, whole genome shotgun sequence includes:
- a CDS encoding esterase-like protein (similar to Metarhizium robertsii ARSEF 23 XP_007821039.2) gives MITRIPFRPKPLPAIDLSAQTLRWASYDRAALTKDALKKRVESGFDNNGDSTIHLNTDGMTISTAAGDLPVSPIFDPDWMKARRRQRKDNPSKPMGRFRKKLANNPYAQALATPIRLCPITRTELPRYFLQDFEMVKHPEDGSPWWAPGTASSESLKDHRKAPKDGNETTDPRIAAGQPQPTAVRGLPSSPTSNTRPQRGPLISYALSRKSIIDSMGREGRGGAAMLLKTRTGMALAAKNRRAVWRKDMGDLLLEMMRRQVVDALKSWADIEAEEDNRILQPCKNWDDVKDAKPRGCVLWFPDQADVAKQFATFDIDGAKYGSKVMVHNLRWLLGESEAQRLRDASRLFHDNEILVLKQWRRKAVMELHLSLWRLHGYLAEPPSM, from the exons ATGATAACGAGGATACCCTTCCGTCCCAAGCCGCTGCCGGCTATTGATTTGAGCGCCCAGACTCTGAGATGGGCTTCATATGACAGGGCAGCGCTGACGAAGGATGCACTGAAAAAGCGAGTCGAATCGGGCTttgacaacaatggcgaCAGTACTATACACTTGAACACAGACGGTATGACAATATCGACCGCGGCAGGCGACCTGCCAGTGTCCCCGATCTTCGACCCAGACTGGATGAAGGCGCGGCGACGGCAACGAAAGGACAATCCAAGCAAGCCTATGGGCAGATTTAGGAAAAAGTTGGCCAACAACCCTTACG CCCAAGCGCTTGCGACACCCATACGACTGTGCCCCATAACGAGGACCGAGTTACCGCGATACTTCCTCCAAGATTTCGAAATGGTCAAACACCCCGAAGACGGCTCACCATGGTGGGCTCCAGGCACAGCGTCCTCCGAAAGCCTCAAAGACCATAGGAAGGCACCCAAAGACGGAAATGAAACCACTGACCCTAGGATAGCAGCAGGACAGCCACAACCTACTGCCGTTCGTGGTCTACCTTCTTCGCCCACATCGAACACGCGACCGCAACGTGGCCCCTTGATAAGCTACGCATTATCACGAAAATCAATAATTGATAGCATGGGCCGCGAGGGCCGGGGAGGTGCCGCTATGCTTCTCAAAACTCGGACGGGtatggcattggcagccaagaacaGACGTGCTGTGTGGAGGAAAGACATGGGAGATCTCCTTTTGGAAATGATGCGACGCCAAGTGGTCGATGCCCTGAAATCCTGGGCGGACATTGAGGCAGAAGAGGACAACAGAATACTTCAGCCTTGTAAGAACTGGGACGACGTGAAAGACGCCAAGCCTCGAGGATGTGTTCTATGGTTCCCCGATCAAGCGGATGTCGCGAAGCAATTTGCGACGTTTGATATTGACGGAGCAAAATACGGTAGCAAAGTCATGGTGCACAATTTGCGATGGCTACTTGGGGAGTCTGAGGCTCAGAGACTAAGAGACGCTTCCAGACTTTTCCATGACAACGAGATCCTGGTCTTGAAGCAGTGGAGGCGCAAGGCGGTGATGGAACTTCACCTTTCGCTATGGCGGTTGCATGGGTATTTGGCTGAACCGCCGTCTATGTAA